The Paenibacillus macerans genome includes a window with the following:
- a CDS encoding NAD(P)/FAD-dependent oxidoreductase, which yields MTKSPLFDLLIVGAGPAGLSAAAEAAGHGLGVVVLDEFPEPGGRMLGQFHEEKGHWWVGRREAEQLLEKCAALGVEIRCGISVYGMARQDDRWVVRTTGGALAAANVLLATGAAEIPRPCPGWTLPGVMSIGAAQVLANVHYVKPGRRGLIIGVNTLAMAIARELAVSGVPIAGIVLPGPGPLSGEDASPKAVLAKLMGLAHLAPSPLLRIGGKIAGSLGIVGPAARFFPRSGMKIWDIPLLLRTAAISINGTDRVESVTLADVTGTGEVIPGSEREERVDFAALAGGLYPLAELAAVAGCPFVHVPELGGHIPLHNEQLQTPVKGLYVAGNITGIESALVAMAQGRLAAAAVCGDAGVLGTRRESKLLEAAQQVRRVRSSALIQFQPGIADARERVYKQYAGFLRAEVGGSMSK from the coding sequence GTGACGAAGTCCCCGCTATTCGACCTGCTGATCGTCGGCGCCGGTCCAGCGGGATTGTCGGCCGCGGCCGAAGCGGCCGGCCATGGGCTCGGCGTAGTCGTGCTGGATGAGTTCCCCGAACCGGGCGGGCGTATGCTGGGCCAGTTTCACGAGGAAAAAGGGCACTGGTGGGTAGGCCGGCGGGAAGCTGAGCAACTGCTGGAAAAATGCGCTGCCCTGGGGGTTGAAATCCGCTGCGGCATATCCGTTTACGGTATGGCCAGGCAGGATGACCGCTGGGTGGTTAGAACGACCGGCGGAGCGTTGGCGGCCGCAAACGTCCTGCTCGCTACGGGCGCCGCCGAAATTCCCCGGCCCTGCCCCGGCTGGACGCTGCCCGGCGTGATGTCGATCGGCGCGGCCCAGGTGCTGGCCAATGTGCACTACGTGAAGCCCGGCCGGCGCGGCCTAATTATCGGCGTTAACACGCTTGCCATGGCGATCGCCCGGGAGCTAGCGGTCAGCGGAGTGCCGATCGCCGGGATTGTGCTGCCCGGGCCGGGTCCCTTGTCCGGCGAAGACGCCTCGCCCAAGGCCGTTTTGGCGAAGCTGATGGGCCTCGCCCATCTGGCGCCTTCGCCGCTGCTGCGAATCGGCGGAAAGATCGCGGGCAGCTTAGGGATCGTGGGGCCGGCGGCCCGGTTTTTCCCCCGCAGCGGGATGAAAATATGGGATATTCCGTTACTGCTGCGTACGGCGGCCATATCCATTAACGGTACGGACCGAGTGGAATCCGTAACGTTGGCGGATGTAACCGGAACCGGCGAGGTCATCCCCGGCAGCGAGCGGGAGGAGCGGGTGGATTTCGCGGCGCTGGCGGGGGGATTATATCCGCTGGCGGAATTGGCCGCGGTGGCCGGGTGCCCATTTGTGCATGTACCGGAGCTGGGCGGCCATATTCCGCTTCACAATGAGCAATTGCAAACCCCGGTGAAAGGCTTGTATGTCGCCGGCAATATTACCGGGATCGAAAGCGCGCTGGTGGCTATGGCCCAGGGGCGGCTGGCCGCCGCGGCCGTATGCGGCGATGCGGGCGTATTGGGAACCCGCAGGGAAAGCAAGCTGCTTGAAGCGGCGCAGCAAGTCCGGCGCGTGCGCTCCTCCGCGTTGATTCAATTTCAGCCGGGCATCGCTGATGCCAGAGAGCGGGTTTATAAGCAATACGCTGGGTTCCTGCGGGCTGAAGTGGGGGGTTCAATGAGCAAATGA
- a CDS encoding (2Fe-2S)-binding protein, which translates to MVSFTFNGKVLTGRQGEPIAAALLAGGIRILRRHEESGSPRGLYCAIGHCMECRLDVEGKGPVRSCLTPLEAGMRISEGRRLPNEITGRKRP; encoded by the coding sequence ATGGTGAGTTTTACATTTAACGGCAAGGTATTGACGGGACGGCAAGGGGAGCCGATCGCCGCCGCTTTGCTAGCCGGCGGGATTCGCATTTTACGCAGGCACGAGGAATCCGGCAGTCCCCGCGGGCTGTACTGCGCCATCGGCCATTGTATGGAATGCCGGCTGGATGTGGAAGGCAAGGGGCCGGTGCGCTCCTGCCTTACCCCGCTGGAGGCGGGGATGCGCATTTCCGAGGGGCGGCGGCTGCCCAATGAAATAACGGGGAGGAAACGGCCGTGA
- a CDS encoding (2Fe-2S)-binding protein, translating into MQRRSTVICRCEEVTLEQLEAAYASGCRTSRQLKMKTRAAMGACQGRVCRNLLETWIHAKDPESSRDAELLACRPPIRPVTFGQLARGGE; encoded by the coding sequence ATGCAACGACGATCCACGGTGATTTGCCGCTGCGAAGAAGTGACGCTGGAACAATTGGAGGCGGCCTATGCGTCGGGATGCCGTACCTCCCGGCAACTGAAGATGAAGACGCGGGCCGCGATGGGCGCTTGCCAGGGCCGGGTATGCAGGAACCTGCTGGAAACCTGGATTCACGCAAAAGATCCCGAGTCCTCCCGCGATGCCGAGCTGCTGGCCTGCCGCCCGCCGATCCGGCCCGTCACTTTCGGCCAACTGGCAAGGGGGGGAGAATAG
- a CDS encoding proline racemase family protein: protein MRMKNWYAAIDTHSGGEPLRIVTGGLPPLEGASLRERAEFFRRNFDAVRKLLLAEPRGHGAMTGAVVTAPVTKEARFGLLFLDQEGLTAISGHGIIAAVAAWTATGQLEPSKAAAGILIDCPAGTVRAVADCEGGEVRLVMVESVPSFVWAAPFRVNVEGAEVRVDIAFSGEMYAVADASSLLAGVSGGYPLPKLREWARLIREAAEGRLQVEHPLADWNGKIYGVFFYRREAEYDGRCETHVETHVETRLESRLKARADDRPDDRDSSGIVYRSAAVFAGEQLDRSPGGAGVCAHLAVLYSRGLLARGQQVVYEGITGAQAVGSIAGETAASGRRAVIPRFTGTAHVLGFMNFLLDPADPLPEGFILN from the coding sequence ATGAGAATGAAAAATTGGTATGCGGCGATCGACACGCATTCCGGCGGCGAGCCGCTTAGGATCGTCACCGGCGGCTTGCCGCCGCTGGAAGGAGCATCGCTGCGGGAGAGGGCGGAGTTTTTCCGGCGGAACTTCGATGCCGTAAGGAAGCTGCTGCTGGCTGAGCCGCGGGGGCACGGGGCGATGACCGGGGCGGTCGTTACGGCGCCGGTGACGAAGGAAGCGCGGTTCGGCCTGCTGTTCCTGGATCAGGAGGGCCTTACGGCCATCAGCGGCCACGGGATTATCGCCGCGGTTGCGGCCTGGACCGCCACAGGGCAGTTGGAGCCTTCCAAGGCCGCCGCGGGTATTCTGATCGATTGCCCGGCGGGAACGGTTCGTGCGGTTGCCGATTGCGAAGGCGGAGAAGTCCGCTTGGTTATGGTCGAATCGGTTCCGAGCTTCGTTTGGGCCGCGCCCTTTCGGGTGAATGTTGAAGGCGCGGAGGTAAGGGTCGATATCGCCTTCAGCGGCGAGATGTACGCCGTTGCCGATGCTTCTTCCTTGCTCGCCGGCGTAAGCGGGGGATATCCGCTGCCCAAGCTGCGGGAATGGGCGCGGCTGATCCGCGAGGCGGCGGAAGGGCGGCTGCAAGTCGAACATCCGCTGGCGGACTGGAATGGGAAGATTTACGGCGTGTTTTTTTATCGGAGGGAAGCTGAGTACGATGGCCGCTGTGAAACCCACGTTGAAACCCACGTTGAAACCCGTCTTGAGTCCCGTCTTAAAGCCAGGGCTGATGATCGGCCCGATGACCGTGATTCGTCCGGGATCGTCTACCGGAGCGCGGCTGTATTCGCCGGAGAACAGCTGGACCGGTCGCCGGGCGGAGCCGGGGTTTGCGCTCATTTGGCGGTACTCTATTCCCGCGGATTGCTGGCGCGGGGCCAGCAGGTCGTCTACGAGGGGATCACCGGCGCCCAAGCGGTCGGGAGCATTGCCGGGGAAACGGCGGCTTCCGGCCGCAGGGCCGTTATCCCGCGGTTTACGGGAACCGCCCATGTCTTAGGTTTTATGAATTTTTTGCTGGATCCGGCCGATCCGCTGCCTGAAGGTTTCATCCTTAATTAG
- a CDS encoding dihydrodipicolinate synthase family protein — protein sequence MPRFEGVYVAIVTPFTASCEVDYKRLAELCDWLISQGVNGLVPAGSLGEYATMTGEERAKVVETVIAAAAGRVPVVPGSAAPSTRQAVEWVKHAKEAGAAGVMALPPINYRPLEHEVIAHYEALNEVGLPIIAYNNPHDYKVDLTPQLLAKLSGLEHIVAVKEFSGDIRRVHDILAYTDLEVMIGVDDLAMEGALFGATGWISGVPNALPQEGVELFGLARQGKVREATELYRRLLPLLHFDASPQLVQSIKYMMELAGFPAGPTRPPRLPLPEADCEVIKQAFEQATCHKQPAN from the coding sequence ATGCCTAGATTTGAAGGAGTTTACGTGGCCATCGTCACGCCGTTTACCGCCAGCTGCGAGGTGGACTACAAGCGTTTGGCCGAGCTTTGCGACTGGCTGATTTCACAAGGGGTGAACGGTCTGGTTCCAGCCGGCTCACTGGGGGAATACGCGACCATGACCGGCGAAGAGCGGGCCAAGGTTGTGGAAACCGTGATCGCGGCCGCGGCCGGGCGGGTGCCGGTGGTGCCTGGGTCCGCCGCGCCTTCTACGCGGCAGGCCGTCGAGTGGGTGAAGCATGCGAAGGAAGCGGGGGCTGCCGGCGTGATGGCGCTGCCGCCGATCAACTACCGGCCGCTGGAGCATGAGGTCATCGCCCATTATGAGGCGCTCAACGAGGTGGGGCTGCCGATTATCGCCTACAATAATCCGCATGATTACAAGGTCGACTTGACCCCGCAGCTGCTGGCCAAACTTTCCGGGCTTGAGCATATAGTGGCCGTCAAAGAGTTTTCCGGCGACATCCGCCGCGTTCACGATATTTTGGCCTATACGGATTTGGAAGTGATGATCGGCGTCGACGATTTGGCCATGGAGGGGGCGCTGTTCGGAGCGACAGGCTGGATCTCCGGGGTGCCGAACGCTTTGCCGCAGGAAGGCGTGGAACTGTTCGGCCTGGCCAGACAAGGCAAGGTCCGGGAAGCAACCGAGCTGTACCGCCGGCTGCTCCCGCTGCTTCACTTCGACGCCAGCCCCCAGCTCGTCCAGTCGATCAAGTACATGATGGAGCTGGCCGGATTCCCGGCCGGGCCGACCCGCCCGCCGCGCCTGCCTTTGCCGGAGGCCGATTGCGAGGTGATTAAACAAGCGTTTGAGCAGGCGACCTGCCATAAACAACCGGCCAATTAA
- a CDS encoding M24 family metallopeptidase, with amino-acid sequence MEAQRLEKVRAALKRQGIDGLLIASPYNRRYVTGFTGTAGTVVITQDRALLVTDFRYTSQASQQAREYEVVQAAGDPLELIREKLAGAGVAKLGFEKNHVTYAGYEAYEKCFQGFELVPTDNIVEQQRGIKDEREQAHIRRAIEITEKAFDYILGFMKPGVTEREAAAELEYFMRKNGAISSAYPTIVASGVRSALPHGLASDKPLGVNEFVTLDFGANYEGYCSDLTRTVFIGEPTERHQEIYRIVLEANRTALEGLKPGMTGKEGDALARDCIAGYGYGDYFGHGLGHAFGLEIHEPMRFSQKTEDVLEPGAILTVEPGIYIPDFGGVRIEDDILVTETGIEVLTKSSKELIVL; translated from the coding sequence ATGGAAGCACAGCGTCTTGAAAAGGTACGGGCAGCGCTCAAGCGGCAGGGGATCGACGGACTATTGATCGCAAGCCCCTATAACCGCAGATATGTTACCGGCTTCACCGGCACCGCCGGCACGGTGGTGATTACGCAGGACCGGGCCTTGCTGGTGACCGATTTTCGTTATACCAGCCAGGCGTCCCAGCAGGCTCGTGAATACGAAGTTGTACAGGCGGCGGGCGACCCGCTTGAACTGATCCGGGAGAAACTGGCCGGGGCCGGCGTTGCGAAATTAGGGTTCGAGAAAAATCACGTGACCTACGCGGGATATGAGGCATATGAAAAGTGTTTTCAGGGATTCGAGTTGGTGCCGACGGACAATATCGTCGAACAGCAACGCGGCATCAAAGACGAGCGGGAGCAGGCGCATATCCGGCGGGCGATCGAGATTACGGAAAAGGCTTTCGACTATATTTTGGGCTTTATGAAGCCGGGCGTTACCGAACGGGAGGCGGCTGCGGAGCTGGAATACTTCATGCGCAAAAACGGGGCGATTTCGTCGGCGTATCCCACGATCGTCGCTTCCGGCGTGCGCTCCGCGCTGCCGCACGGATTGGCCAGCGACAAGCCGCTTGGCGTCAATGAGTTCGTAACCCTCGATTTCGGGGCGAACTACGAAGGATATTGTTCCGATTTAACGCGGACTGTCTTTATCGGCGAGCCTACGGAGCGCCATCAGGAGATCTACCGGATCGTGCTGGAGGCCAACCGGACCGCCCTGGAGGGGCTCAAACCGGGGATGACGGGGAAGGAAGGCGATGCGCTGGCCAGGGATTGTATCGCCGGCTACGGGTACGGCGACTATTTCGGCCATGGCCTCGGTCACGCCTTTGGTTTGGAAATCCACGAGCCGATGCGGTTTTCGCAAAAAACGGAGGACGTGCTCGAGCCGGGGGCGATCCTGACGGTGGAGCCCGGGATTTATATCCCCGATTTCGGCGGCGTCCGCATTGAGGATGACATTCTCGTGACGGAGACCGGCATTGAAGTGCTGACGAAATCAAGCAAAGAACTGATCGTCTTATAA
- a CDS encoding NAD(P)/FAD-dependent oxidoreductase, with the protein MNSVAAEVVVIGGGIIGMSIAYYAAKAGMDVIVVERGEIAGGTSSKCDGNILAIDKDPGFDSQMSLKSQQLVAEWARELDEEFEYRAPGSILVCETDEEIQAAESWVARQREAGLPFRMLDRQDLREEWPFLADDLPGGLECATDSTVNPVLLTYSLASTARRHGARLRTHTPVTALLLDEKRGIRGVETSDGTIRAKFVINAAGVWAKRIGLMAGIDIPIEPRKGHILVASRWESIGKRKVMEFGYLISKFGGTRKVDPRFEQYGIALVFEPTASQNFLIGSSRQFAGEDSRVDQEVIRLIAERAIRFFPVLERIPLLRTYAGLRPWTADHLPIVSAVDEVPGFYVAAGHEGDGISLAAVTGKVMSEMLSGAETCIPVEPLRYDRFRRSVARH; encoded by the coding sequence ATGAATTCGGTGGCTGCGGAAGTCGTTGTCATCGGCGGCGGGATCATCGGCATGTCCATCGCCTATTATGCGGCGAAAGCCGGCATGGACGTGATCGTGGTCGAGCGCGGCGAAATCGCCGGGGGCACCTCGTCCAAATGCGACGGCAATATTTTGGCGATCGACAAGGACCCCGGCTTTGACAGCCAAATGTCCCTGAAATCGCAGCAGTTAGTGGCGGAGTGGGCCCGGGAGCTTGATGAAGAATTCGAATACCGGGCCCCCGGCAGCATCCTCGTGTGCGAGACCGATGAAGAGATACAGGCCGCCGAGAGCTGGGTTGCGCGCCAGCGGGAAGCGGGCCTTCCTTTTCGCATGCTGGACCGGCAGGACCTGCGGGAGGAGTGGCCCTTTCTGGCGGACGATTTGCCGGGCGGGTTGGAATGCGCCACGGATTCTACGGTGAACCCGGTCCTCTTAACCTATTCGCTTGCTTCCACCGCCCGCCGCCATGGAGCAAGGCTGCGAACCCATACGCCCGTGACGGCGCTGCTGCTGGATGAGAAGCGCGGAATTCGCGGGGTGGAAACCTCCGACGGGACGATCCGCGCGAAATTTGTCATTAACGCCGCCGGGGTATGGGCGAAGCGGATCGGGCTAATGGCCGGGATAGATATTCCGATCGAACCCCGCAAGGGCCACATTCTCGTCGCCTCCCGCTGGGAGAGCATCGGGAAGCGGAAAGTGATGGAATTCGGCTATTTGATCAGCAAATTCGGCGGAACGCGCAAGGTGGACCCGAGGTTCGAACAGTACGGCATCGCGCTCGTGTTCGAACCGACCGCTTCGCAAAACTTCCTGATCGGCTCCAGCCGCCAATTCGCGGGGGAAGACAGCCGCGTCGACCAGGAGGTGATCCGGCTGATTGCGGAACGGGCGATCCGCTTCTTTCCCGTGCTGGAGCGGATCCCGCTGCTGCGGACGTACGCGGGCTTGCGTCCCTGGACGGCCGATCATTTGCCGATCGTTTCCGCCGTCGACGAAGTCCCCGGATTTTATGTGGCGGCAGGACATGAAGGGGACGGCATCAGCCTGGCCGCGGTTACGGGGAAGGTGATGAGCGAAATGTTAAGCGGCGCCGAGACGTGCATCCCGGTCGAGCCGCTCCGTTATGACCGTTTTCGCCGCTCTGTTGCCCGCCATTAG
- a CDS encoding aldehyde dehydrogenase family protein — MSLKQEESSKSSMVHSRNWIGGEWIVPAAGECAVVNPSDIREEVGVLHLSDASHVRQAEQAARSAYASWSRLTGAARGEHLHRLAAALEARAAEVARLASMEMGKPITEMRGEVMRGVNLLRYYAAEGVRASGAVIPSSEPDVLQYSRKVPLGVVGIITPWNFPVAIPLWKIAPALICGNTVIWKPAESASLTATRLAEIFAEAGLTPGVVNLVVGKGGKIGGPLLEQIALDAVSFTGSTATGTHIAETCAKRNIKYQTEMGGKNAAVVLSDADLEHTVPLIVSGAFRSAGQKCTATSRIIVESGIYDSFTEALTQAVSRLKLAPALDPEAYLGPVASAGQYETVNSYVQLAWEHAEILAQGPAAAEDREGYYIRPLVAAGLNAEHPLIQEEIFGPVAVVLEASDFKEAVALCNQSVYGLSASLFTRDLSFAHRFLDEARAGMVRVNQETAGVEYQAPFGGMKLSSSHSREQGQAALDFYTELKTCAIRYF, encoded by the coding sequence ATGAGCTTGAAACAGGAAGAATCGTCAAAATCGTCAATGGTACACAGCCGAAATTGGATCGGTGGAGAATGGATCGTCCCTGCGGCAGGGGAGTGCGCCGTGGTTAATCCGTCCGACATCCGCGAGGAAGTAGGCGTGCTTCATTTATCCGACGCTTCGCATGTCAGACAGGCGGAGCAGGCGGCACGTTCGGCATACGCTTCCTGGTCCCGCTTGACGGGGGCCGCAAGAGGCGAGCATTTGCACCGGCTGGCGGCCGCTTTGGAGGCGAGGGCGGCCGAGGTGGCCCGTCTCGCCAGCATGGAGATGGGCAAGCCGATTACGGAAATGCGCGGCGAAGTCATGCGCGGCGTAAACCTGCTGCGTTACTATGCCGCAGAAGGAGTACGGGCGAGCGGGGCGGTGATCCCTTCCAGCGAGCCGGATGTTTTGCAGTATAGCCGGAAGGTGCCGCTTGGGGTGGTAGGAATTATCACCCCCTGGAATTTTCCCGTGGCCATTCCGCTATGGAAAATAGCGCCGGCGCTGATCTGCGGCAACACGGTGATCTGGAAACCGGCCGAGTCCGCTTCTTTGACCGCGACCAGGCTGGCGGAAATTTTCGCCGAAGCCGGACTTACGCCCGGTGTCGTCAATCTGGTCGTCGGCAAAGGCGGTAAAATCGGCGGTCCGCTGCTGGAGCAAATCGCTTTGGACGCGGTCAGCTTTACCGGCTCCACGGCCACCGGCACGCACATCGCCGAGACCTGCGCCAAACGCAACATCAAATATCAAACAGAAATGGGCGGCAAAAATGCCGCCGTGGTGCTAAGCGACGCCGATCTGGAGCATACCGTGCCCCTAATCGTCAGCGGCGCTTTCCGCTCGGCGGGCCAGAAATGCACGGCGACCAGCCGCATCATCGTGGAATCCGGGATTTACGATTCGTTTACCGAAGCGTTGACGCAAGCGGTATCCAGGCTCAAGCTGGCCCCGGCCCTTGACCCGGAGGCTTACCTGGGACCGGTAGCTTCGGCAGGCCAATACGAAACGGTGAATTCCTATGTGCAGCTGGCTTGGGAGCATGCCGAAATCCTGGCTCAAGGTCCGGCAGCGGCGGAGGACCGGGAAGGCTACTACATTCGGCCGCTGGTGGCGGCGGGCTTGAACGCGGAGCATCCGCTGATTCAGGAGGAGATTTTCGGACCGGTCGCCGTGGTGCTGGAAGCGTCCGATTTCAAGGAGGCCGTCGCTTTGTGCAATCAGTCCGTTTACGGCTTGAGCGCTTCTTTATTCACCCGGGATTTGTCCTTTGCTCACCGGTTCCTCGACGAAGCCCGGGCCGGAATGGTCCGCGTTAATCAGGAGACGGCGGGCGTCGAGTATCAGGCCCCGTTTGGCGGCATGAAGCTGTCCAGCTCGCACTCGCGCGAACAGGGGCAAGCCGCCCTGGATTTCTACACAGAGCTGAAGACCTGCGCTATTCGTTATTTTTAG
- a CDS encoding putative Ig domain-containing protein — protein sequence MKRWVSLWMSILLTVSLFALPAAAEPAEPQQLDDQAEIVDIFGRTLNNYGVELVDWQGYIANPFVKLTLVPPRNAAYPLTINIKAKGSSRLMLDRPSTFSANGAAKTLSFQNSGERKPFYLEIQPDRIGGNGEIEHYTLELTVTGANGASRTQTTPIRVLDQDDNREPELPLKFDYRYDTVQPYFSNPAIRAAGEQAIKDWFYFFDMEPFDTVPANAETTWLPEDGFNGHVAATNNEPYNGMWIYLRGLNGPYSTGGPANNGQYHKRGGVTVPGNIHRSLLTILDFYDTATPFTSLNDEEWYLSEMSGTRTDVYGLIMHEFGHAVAYSDSWQGMAAYERGGWRTADNIIDYQGVPVPLDNSYHIPGDQQYWDRLSGQNGGYNHLFHDNKRWMLTKLALLIAEKAGWKLNRELTPFLSPSIKNISIPNATPGGNYALKLQAEGGVPFYDWTITQGSLPGGLSLDRFTGEIKGTVSGNAQGSYRFTVQLRDYDEKGTPVQKQFTINVGQGGAPTENVAVNGTASTSYVSPWESLAGLNDEYEPESSADRGHPVYGNWDNPGTEQWVQYDFNRPYKISSSEVYWFDDNQGIDLPESFYLQYWNGNAWVQVPNPSAYGVLPDRYNVTAFDPVTTTKIRLTMKAKAAASTGIQQWKVIGEPA from the coding sequence ATGAAAAGATGGGTCTCATTATGGATGAGCATTCTGTTAACGGTTTCCTTATTCGCTTTACCGGCCGCCGCCGAGCCGGCGGAGCCGCAGCAGCTTGACGATCAGGCGGAAATTGTCGATATTTTCGGGAGAACCCTGAACAATTACGGCGTGGAGCTGGTGGACTGGCAAGGGTATATCGCCAATCCTTTTGTCAAACTAACGCTTGTTCCGCCGCGGAACGCCGCTTATCCTTTGACCATAAACATTAAGGCCAAAGGCAGCTCCAGATTGATGTTGGACCGTCCCAGCACTTTTAGCGCAAACGGGGCGGCCAAGACGCTGTCGTTCCAAAACTCCGGCGAGCGCAAGCCTTTTTACCTTGAGATCCAACCGGACCGGATCGGCGGAAACGGCGAAATCGAACATTACACGCTGGAATTGACGGTGACCGGCGCGAATGGCGCCTCCCGCACGCAAACCACTCCGATTCGCGTCCTGGATCAGGACGATAACAGGGAGCCGGAGCTGCCGCTTAAATTCGATTACAGATATGACACGGTTCAGCCCTATTTCAGCAATCCGGCGATCCGTGCAGCCGGTGAGCAGGCAATTAAAGATTGGTTCTATTTCTTCGATATGGAGCCGTTCGATACCGTTCCGGCCAACGCGGAAACGACCTGGCTGCCGGAGGATGGCTTCAACGGGCATGTCGCCGCAACCAACAACGAGCCTTACAACGGAATGTGGATCTACCTTAGAGGACTCAACGGCCCCTACTCGACCGGCGGACCGGCGAACAACGGACAATATCACAAGCGGGGCGGAGTGACCGTACCGGGGAATATCCATCGTTCCTTGCTAACGATCCTCGATTTTTACGATACCGCGACGCCGTTTACTTCGCTAAATGACGAGGAATGGTACCTGTCGGAAATGTCGGGTACGCGCACGGACGTTTACGGCCTGATCATGCACGAGTTTGGCCACGCGGTCGCGTATTCCGATAGCTGGCAAGGGATGGCGGCCTACGAGCGCGGCGGCTGGAGAACGGCGGACAATATTATAGACTACCAAGGCGTTCCTGTACCGCTGGACAATAGCTACCATATTCCCGGTGATCAGCAGTATTGGGATCGGCTCAGCGGCCAGAACGGCGGATATAACCATCTTTTTCACGACAATAAGCGCTGGATGCTGACCAAACTGGCCTTGCTGATTGCGGAAAAAGCGGGCTGGAAATTAAATCGCGAGCTGACGCCTTTCCTGAGTCCGTCCATCAAAAATATCTCTATTCCTAACGCAACGCCGGGAGGGAATTACGCACTGAAGCTGCAGGCCGAGGGCGGGGTTCCTTTCTACGATTGGACGATTACGCAAGGCTCGTTGCCCGGAGGTCTGAGCTTGGACCGCTTTACCGGCGAAATCAAAGGAACCGTATCCGGTAATGCCCAAGGAAGCTACCGGTTTACTGTGCAGCTTCGCGATTACGATGAAAAGGGTACCCCGGTGCAAAAACAATTCACCATCAACGTCGGACAGGGAGGAGCCCCGACAGAAAATGTAGCCGTCAATGGAACGGCCTCCACCTCCTACGTATCCCCTTGGGAAAGCCTGGCCGGGCTGAATGACGAGTACGAACCGGAAAGCTCGGCGGACCGTGGACACCCGGTGTACGGCAACTGGGATAACCCCGGAACCGAGCAGTGGGTTCAATATGACTTCAACCGTCCGTATAAGATCTCGTCCAGCGAAGTGTACTGGTTTGACGATAATCAGGGGATCGATCTGCCGGAGTCTTTTTACCTGCAGTACTGGAACGGAAATGCTTGGGTGCAGGTGCCGAACCCATCCGCATATGGTGTGCTTCCGGATCGGTATAATGTGACCGCCTTCGACCCGGTGACAACGACGAAAATCCGGTTAACGATGAAGGCAAAGGCCGCCGCGTCAACCGGCATCCAGCAATGGAAGGTGATTGGGGAGCCTGCTTAG
- a CDS encoding proline racemase family protein, with protein sequence MGFSKLVSTIDTHTGGNPTRTVTGGAPELIGRTMTEKMVYMSEHYDDFRTALMFEPRGHEVMSGCILTPPCDERADIGVVFMETGGYLPMCGHDTIGLCTALIEGGIYPDSQDVIRLDTPAGLVEARLEIEDGKVKQVTFTNIASFLYKRDVLVDVEGLGEISMDIAYGGNFYGLVDARPLRLPLVPGQGSEIIGLAVKIREAVNRQVEVVHPEIPVIRGLTHIEFYGDPVSPSAHCRNTVVVPPGGIDRSPCGTGTSAKVAVLHAKGELAKGEEFVHESIVGSLFRAKIVEETMVGGLPAVIPQISGAAWVTGFHQFVLQARDELNRGFFLL encoded by the coding sequence ATGGGATTTTCCAAGCTGGTGAGCACGATCGATACCCATACGGGCGGGAATCCGACCCGCACCGTGACCGGCGGAGCGCCGGAGCTGATCGGAAGGACGATGACGGAAAAGATGGTTTACATGTCCGAGCATTACGACGATTTCCGCACCGCGCTGATGTTTGAGCCGCGGGGACATGAGGTGATGTCCGGCTGTATTTTGACCCCGCCTTGCGACGAGCGGGCCGACATCGGGGTGGTGTTTATGGAAACCGGCGGATACTTGCCGATGTGCGGACATGATACGATCGGCCTTTGCACCGCGCTGATTGAGGGGGGAATTTATCCTGACAGTCAAGACGTCATCCGGCTCGACACCCCGGCGGGTCTTGTGGAAGCGAGGCTGGAGATCGAGGACGGGAAGGTGAAGCAGGTAACGTTCACGAATATCGCCTCTTTTTTGTACAAAAGGGATGTGTTGGTAGATGTCGAAGGGCTAGGCGAAATCTCCATGGACATTGCGTATGGCGGCAATTTTTACGGACTGGTCGACGCGCGGCCGCTTCGCCTTCCCCTGGTTCCCGGCCAGGGCTCGGAAATCATAGGGTTGGCCGTCAAGATCCGCGAGGCCGTGAATCGCCAGGTTGAGGTGGTGCATCCGGAAATCCCGGTCATTCGCGGGCTTACCCATATCGAGTTCTACGGCGATCCGGTATCGCCGTCGGCCCACTGCCGGAATACCGTGGTTGTGCCTCCCGGGGGGATCGACCGTTCACCGTGCGGGACGGGAACTTCGGCCAAGGTCGCCGTGCTTCACGCCAAGGGAGAACTGGCGAAAGGGGAGGAATTTGTCCACGAGAGCATCGTGGGCTCGCTGTTCCGAGCCAAGATTGTGGAAGAAACGATGGTAGGCGGCCTGCCGGCGGTTATACCGCAAATCTCCGGGGCGGCTTGGGTGACCGGCTTTCACCAGTTTGTTTTACAAGCTCGGGATGAGCTGAATCGGGGATTTTTTCTGCTTTGA